The following nucleotide sequence is from Lycium ferocissimum isolate CSIRO_LF1 unplaced genomic scaffold, AGI_CSIRO_Lferr_CH_V1 ctg18219, whole genome shotgun sequence.
CCTTCTATGAGTAGGTACGTGTTAATTATGTGAACAAACGGGGGTATGCTTCAGAGGATAGCCATAGATTTTGTcgttggtcttccgaagaccttgggcatgtttgattcgatttgggtcattgttgataggttgactaagtctgctcatttcatATCGGTTCAGGTTACCTACCTTTGCTCAGAAGTTGGCCCAAATTTATATATGTGAGATTGTTCATTTGCATCGGGTCCTTATTTCCATCATCTCTAATAGAGGCCCTCAGTTTACGTCCCCATTTTGGAGGACTTTACAGGCCGAGTTAGGTACTCGATTGATCTCAGTATcgcttttcaccctcagacatATGATCAGTCTGAGCGGACAATTCAGGTTCTCGAGGACATGCTCaaagcttgtgtgattgactttggtggtcattgggaccagttcttaccgTTGGCGGAGTTTACTTATAATAACAAGTTACCATTCGAGCATTGATATGGGTCCatttgaggctctttatgggaggagaTACCGATCtcctataggatggtttgatgcctTTCAGGTAAGGCTGTGGGGTTCTGATCTTTTGAGGGAATCGTTAGATAAGGTTAAGGTGATTCAAGATAAGCTTTTAGcggctcagagtagacagaaggAGTATGCAGATCGAAAGGTTCGAGATTttgagttcatggttggggAGCAGGTtttgttgaaggtctcacccatgaagggtgtgatgaggtttgggaagaagggcaagctcagTCCTAGGttcattggtccatttgagattcttgacTGTATAGGGgaggtagcttatgaattggctCTTCCTCCCGGTTTGTTGGGTGTTCACCCGGTGTTTCATATGTCTATGTTGAAAAGATATCACGGTGACGGTTCTTACATCATTCTTTAGGATTCAATCTTGCTAGATGAGAGTttgtcttatgaggaggagcctattgccattttagatagagAGGTTTGTAAGTTAAGGTCTAAAGAGATAGCATCAGTAAAGGTTCAGTGGAAGAGTCGTACAGTTGAGAAGgccacttgggagaccgagtccgaCATGCGTAATAAGTATACCCAGCTTTTCACCCAGTCAGGTACCTTTCCTTTTGTTTCTTCCTTGTCCATTTGAGGACGAACggtggtttaattggtatatgatgtaacgacctgtaTGTACGTTTTGACCAATTTACCCATGTTGACCCGTTTCCGAGATTAGGAGCGAGTTTAGTGAAAACTTAAGGAGTAAGAATCCTTAAGTGAATGAAATTGAACAATAGTTGACTTctgggtaaatggacctttttagGATTTTCGTCTATTCTGTAAGgtccggagggtcgattatgacttgttggGGTGGATGGTTTGATTCCCGAGGCATTTTATTACATTTTGTGTACTTGTTTGAAAACCTTTTTATtccgtttgggggttgacttagtaaattagacctccgttgagaattctaaggccacgggtgagttctTAGCGTATTTTTACcattgtgtgtatatctggtttaTGTATGTAGGGCCTCGGACTGA
It contains:
- the LOC132042834 gene encoding uncharacterized protein LOC132042834, whose translation is MGPFEALYGRRYRSPIGWFDAFQVRLWGSDLLRESLDKVKVIQDKLLAAQSRQKEYADRKVRDFEFMVGEQDSILLDESLSYEEEPIAILDREVCKLRSKEIASVKVQWKSRTVEKATWETESDMRNKYTQLFTQSGPRTDIGILRRLGEKP